One part of the Mya arenaria isolate MELC-2E11 chromosome 3, ASM2691426v1 genome encodes these proteins:
- the LOC128226082 gene encoding uncharacterized protein LOC128226082 — translation MATMPKKRLAKELAQYMRQNSSLEDYKLQQKWQAKRTSFSDPNTDDSTAVDQEAKSVHVDDQMKNPRKDVSVSMIPVVQRAYMKARWSKKCLNDLQPFIRGCIGLCWMMVVQSPPMCFKLPDKNERFDTNCYKQYTKTGHLVDFVVWPALLLHEGGSLVGKGVAQAKKK, via the exons ATGGCAACAATGCCGAAGAAACGG cttgCCAAAGAATTAGCCCAGTATATGAGACAAAATTCTTCTTTGGAAGACTATAAGTTACAGCAGAAGTGGCAGGCGAAGCGTACAAGTTTTTCCGACCCAAATACAGATGATTCGACAGCTGTGGATCAA GAAGCTAAATCAGTGCATGTTGATGACCAGATGAAGAACCCCCGTAAAGACGTATCCGTTTCCATGATACCTGTTGTCCAAAGA GCTTACATGAAAGCCCGCTGGAGCAAGAAGTGCCTGAACGATCTACAGCCATTCATTCGTGGATGCATAGGCCTGTGTTGGATGATGGTAGTGCAAAGCCCTCCTATGTGTTTCAAACTTCCAGACAAAAACGAGCGTTTTGACACAAATTGCTACAAGCAGTATACAAAGACAGGCCATCTGGTGGACTTTGTTGTTTGGCCAGCCCTACTCTTGCACGAAGGCGGATCCCTAGTAGGAAAAGGTGTTGCTCAGGCGAAGAAAAAATGA
- the LOC128229323 gene encoding uncharacterized protein LOC128229323: MFYILDTIRIKLGLMLLLVNLLVGAQAFITNNNDEYQVWLTTGDGSKKLRREAPCLRTPNGHGHSVWVDRTKRRQTMEGFGASLTNAAAYVIFHSSNRHLIMRDLFGNSLDDLGVSFLRLVMGASDFQGVNPYTYDDLPNNHNTDFDLNHFSIDKDRAFVLPIVKEARSINPNLRILATPWTAPAWMKTSHNMFGGELNGGGQYLEAYAKYFVRFIQAYQAEGIHIDYLSIQNEPLLSRNDYPTMVINVDLMKTFIRDHVGPQFRKGNINTKLIVYDHNWSDSWYPEQLLSDSSVKQYVSGVAWHGYDGNHDVPGGFHNKHPDVGMFFTEISGGGWDTNFASTLTWDSRIIFIGQTLNWAKAVGLWNLALDENHGPRVGVGGCNDCRGVITVSNGWYTKNVEYYAMGHLSRFVRPGAVRLQTNTFGWDELRSVAFVNTDGSTVIVVQNPSTSNSASFSLDLDAKHYQYDNLPPQSVVTFVK, encoded by the exons atgttttatatactaGACACAATTCGGATTAAGCTGG GTCTGATGTTGCTACTAGTGAACTTGTTGGTCGGCGCGCAAGCATTTATCACCAACAACAACGACGAGTACCAAGTATGGCTGACGACAGGCGACGGCTCTAAAAAACTTCGAAGAGAAGCGCCCTGTCTCCGGACGCCCAACGGCCACGGGCACAGCGTCTGGGTGGATCGAACAAAGCGTCGGCAAACCATGGAAGGCTTTGGCGCATCTCTAACTAACGCGGCCGCCTATGTAATCTTTCATAGTTCGAATCGACATTTGATAATGAGGGATCTTTTTGGAAATAGCTTGGACGATCTCG GAGTAAGCTTTCTGCGACTAGTGATGGGGGCATCAGATTTCCAAGGGGTCAATCCATACACTTACGACGATCTGCCAAACAACCACAACACAGACTTTGACTTGAACCACTTCAGCATAGACAAAGATCGCGCCTTTGTGTTACCCATTGTAAAAGAGGCTAGATCTATCAATCCAAATCTACGTATTCTCGCTACGCCTTGGACGGCGCCCGCATGGATGAAAACCTCCCATAATATGTTTGGTGGTGAATTGAACGGCGGCGGGCAATACCTAGAAGCATATGCCAA ATATTTCGTCAGATTTATCCAAGCGTACCAAGCTGAGGGTATACACATCGACTACCTTAGCATTCAAAACGAACCCCTGCTGTCTAGAAACGATTACCCAACTATGGTTATCAACGTTGACCTCATGAAGACTTTCATACGGGATCACGTAGGACCTCAGTTTCGGAAAGGCAATATCAATACCAAGCTGATAGTTTATGATCATAACTGGTCTGACAGTTGGTATCCCGAACAGCTTCTCAGCGATA GCAGTGTGAAACAATATGTATCTGGTGTGGCATGGCATGGCTATGACGGTAACCATGATGTTCCAGGAGGCTTCCACAACAAACACCCAGACGTCG gAATGTTTTTCACGGAGATATCGGGTGGAGGATGGGACACCAATTTTGCCAGCACTCTGACATGGGATTCCAGAATCATTTTTATTGGTCAGACACTGAACTGGGCAAAGGCTGTTGGCCTCTGGAATCTTGCTCTGGACGAAAACCACGGGCCGAGG GTTGGAGTTGGCGGATGTAATGATTGTCGGGGTGTAATCACAGTTAGTAACGGGTGGTATACTAAGAACGTTGAATATTACGCTATGGGTCATCTCAGTCGTTTCGTTCGCCCCGGAGCCGTACGCCTTCAGACCAACACCTTTGGCTGGGATGAGTTGCGATCGGTCGCCTTCGTAAATACGGACGGTTCAACGGTGATCGTTGTGCAGAACCCTAGCACATCCAATTCAGCAAGCTTTTCGCTAGACTTGGATGCGAAGCATTACCAGTATGATAACCTCCCTCCACAGTCCGTAGTTACATTTGTTAAATAG